The following proteins come from a genomic window of Pseudomonadota bacterium:
- a CDS encoding GNAT family N-acetyltransferase, with translation MAVKSSSDLGNLTIREIPLKDDPEKVSAIVKATGFFSESEVEIATELVKERLSKDIQSGYYFVFAEENNELIGYTCYGPVAGTQSSFDLYWIVIAKGFQGCGIGKFLNKMTENIIREMGGTRIYAETSSRAQYEPTRAFYHKAGYIEDAYLVDFYAPDDGKIIFVKKTG, from the coding sequence ATGGCTGTAAAATCATCATCTGATCTTGGTAATTTGACAATTCGTGAAATCCCTTTAAAAGATGATCCTGAAAAAGTTAGCGCAATAGTTAAAGCAACCGGATTTTTTTCAGAAAGCGAAGTTGAAATTGCCACCGAACTGGTTAAGGAAAGACTTTCAAAAGACATTCAAAGCGGATATTATTTCGTTTTCGCAGAAGAAAACAATGAGCTTATCGGCTATACCTGCTATGGTCCTGTTGCCGGAACTCAATCAAGCTTTGATCTTTACTGGATCGTTATAGCAAAAGGCTTCCAGGGCTGTGGAATTGGAAAATTTCTTAATAAAATGACTGAGAATATTATAAGGGAAATGGGTGGAACAAGAATTTATGCCGAAACATCCTCAAGAGCTCAATATGAACCAACCCGCGCTTTTTATCATAAAGCGGGATATATTGAAGATGCATATCTTGTAGACTTTTATGCTCCGGATGATGGAAAGATAATTTTTGTTAAAAAGACAGGGTAA
- a CDS encoding ATP-grasp domain-containing protein — protein sequence METKNNTKKQKAGILHAGVSDNANEDEQDVLIQLEAVSKALAELGFDPLSFVFDFNMEALDISLKKHNPAFIFNLVEAVNGCGSLIHLAPSFLDFMKLPYTGSKTEAMFMTSNKLLGKKHLATCGINTAKAYTLDLLKKKAQVEGRYIIKSVWEHASIGMGQDSVVSATSASELISKLEIFREHNNGECFCEEYIKGREFNISMLSGPMGVDVLPPAEIIFKNYPDNKYKIVDYNAKWKTDSFEYLHTNRTFNFGHEDTDILKSMKRIARECWDLFGLKGYARVDFRVDESNRPWVLEINANPCLSPDGGFVAASGFTGLGYTDIVKRIIEDI from the coding sequence ATGGAAACAAAAAATAATACCAAAAAACAAAAAGCCGGTATTTTACATGCCGGTGTTTCGGACAATGCAAATGAAGACGAACAGGATGTACTTATACAGCTTGAGGCTGTTTCAAAAGCCCTTGCCGAACTCGGCTTTGATCCGCTTTCTTTTGTATTCGATTTTAACATGGAAGCTCTTGACATAAGCCTGAAAAAACATAATCCTGCTTTTATATTTAATCTTGTAGAAGCTGTAAATGGATGCGGAAGCCTGATACATCTTGCACCTTCATTTCTTGATTTCATGAAACTTCCCTACACAGGCTCTAAAACTGAAGCCATGTTCATGACATCAAACAAGCTGCTTGGGAAAAAACATCTTGCAACCTGCGGCATAAATACTGCTAAAGCTTATACCCTGGATTTATTAAAAAAAAAGGCCCAAGTTGAAGGTCGATATATAATCAAATCCGTTTGGGAACATGCATCAATAGGAATGGGACAGGATTCAGTAGTATCTGCTACAAGCGCTTCGGAACTTATATCAAAGCTTGAAATTTTCAGAGAACATAACAATGGTGAGTGTTTTTGCGAAGAATATATAAAAGGGCGTGAATTTAACATTTCCATGCTCTCCGGCCCAATGGGCGTAGATGTTCTTCCTCCGGCTGAAATTATTTTTAAAAACTATCCGGATAACAAGTATAAAATAGTAGACTATAATGCAAAATGGAAAACCGATTCGTTTGAATATCTTCATACAAACAGAACCTTTAATTTCGGCCATGAAGACACGGATATACTTAAATCCATGAAACGTATAGCAAGGGAGTGCTGGGATCTTTTCGGGCTGAAAGGCTATGCCAGGGTAGATTTCAGAGTCGATGAATCAAACAGACCCTGGGTTCTGGAAATCAATGCCAATCCCTGCCTTTCCCCCGATGGCGGATTTGTGGCGGCATCAGGTTTTACAGGTCTCGGATACACGGATATTGTCAAAAGAATAATTGAAGATATCTGA